From Candidatus Binatia bacterium:
GAAACCTCCTACAAGGATCGCGGCGGAAAGTATCAGGGGCAAAAGGGCGTCACATTGCCCAAGGCGTAGCACTTCATGAAATCCGCCATTCGCCCCGCTGTCCTAAATGACGCCGACACGATCGCGCCGCTCTTCGATGCCTATCGCCAGTTCTACGGCAAGCCTTCCGATCTCTCCCAAGCGCGTGAATTCATTCGAGAGCGGCTCGAGCGGAATGAGAGCGTCATCCTGCTCGCCGAGGACGAATCCGGACGCGCGCTGGGCTTTGTCCAGCTGTTCCCATCGTTCACCTCCGTTCAGGCTCGCCGGCTTTGGGTTCTCAACGACCTGTACGTGACGGAAGAGGCTCGTGGGCACGGCGTCGGCCGGGCGCTCCTGGAAGCTGCTCGGGAGCATGCCGTGAAGACGGGCGCGAAGCGGCTGACGCTGGAGACGATGGAGGACAATCGTAAGGCGTGGGCGCTGTACGAGTCGCTGGGCTACGTGAAGAGCGGACCGGAGGTGCGGTACTACACGCTGGAGCTGGACTGAAATCGGCCCGCTCGCTGGGCCAACAACTCCCTACGCCAACAGCTCCTTCAATCTCTTCCCCAGCGCTTCCATCCGATACGGCTTCGTGATGATGCCGGCCGCGCCCTCGTCGGTCAGGGACGTCGACGACACGGTGTCGGTGAACCCGCTGGAGATGACGACCCGGATCTCGGGGGCAATGGCGCGGATGCGGCGGAGCGCCTCGGCGCCGCCCATGCCGGGCATGACCACGTCGAGGAGGAC
This genomic window contains:
- the dcd gene encoding dCTP deaminase (Catalyzes the formation of dUTP from dCTP in thymidylate biosynthesis), giving the protein ETSYKDRGGKYQGQKGVTLPKA
- a CDS encoding GNAT family N-acetyltransferase, with product MKSAIRPAVLNDADTIAPLFDAYRQFYGKPSDLSQAREFIRERLERNESVILLAEDESGRALGFVQLFPSFTSVQARRLWVLNDLYVTEEARGHGVGRALLEAAREHAVKTGAKRLTLETMEDNRKAWALYESLGYVKSGPEVRYYTLELD
- a CDS encoding response regulator; the protein is MDSRPEGSAARRRTVYVVDDEEMVRTVAAELLRHLGYDVEMASSGEEAVAHIQQGARPDCVLLDVVMPGMGGAEALRRIRAIAPEIRVVISSGFTDTVSSTSLTDEGAAGIITKPYRMEALGKRLKELLA